In a single window of the Littorina saxatilis isolate snail1 linkage group LG5, US_GU_Lsax_2.0, whole genome shotgun sequence genome:
- the LOC138967412 gene encoding metallothionein 20-II-like isoform X2 has product MADITKELCCASSDVSERCTSCQDSCSCAQGCQCSTQLQARPCAGGEVVKGCGTVCRCSSSCPCRKGGCSAKAVDTKLCDSNTETVVSCTMPGNCNCSKGSIGKL; this is encoded by the exons ATGGCCGATATTACGAAAG AACTGTGTTGTGCCAGCAGCGATGTGTCTGAGAGGTGTACCAGTTGCCAGGACTCTTGTTCCTGCGCTCAGGGATGTCAGTGTTCCACACAGCTGCAGGCCAGACCCTGTGCAG GCGGCGAAGTGGTGAAAGGCTGCGGCACGGTGTGTCGCTGTAGCTCAAGCTGTCCTTGCCGGAAGGGGGGCTGCTCTGCCAAGGCTGTTGATACCAAACTCTGTGATTCAA acaCAGAGACTGTTGTGTCGTGTACCATGCCTGGAAACTGCAACTGTTCTAAAGGATCCATTGGAAAGCTGTAA
- the LOC138967411 gene encoding mitochondrial enolase superfamily member 1-like, which yields MAPTKITGCSVRDIRFPTSLEKDGSDAMNLAPDYSCPYVVLKTDSALEGHGITFTVGKGNEIVCHAVTVLSKMVVGQSLDTIYGNFGMFWRSLTSEDQMRWLGPEKGVMHLAVAALTNALWDLWAKIEGKPLWKLLVDMEPEKLVSTIDFRYMMDALTPQEAIDMLKKARNGREKREKEMQENGFPCYTTSCGWLGYEDDKIKKLCKEALAEGITRFKAKVGADLADDKRRCRLLRDLIGPKNILLVDANQRWEVQESIDWMKELVDCNITWIEEPTSPDDILGHQEIAKALVPLGIGVATGEQCQNRIMFKQFIKAGAMQFCQIDACRLGGVSECVAVILMACKYGVPICPHGGGVGLCELIQHLSIFDYIAVSASLENRMTEYLDHLHQHFKNPCVMNRGNYVPPKAPGYSIDMKEESLAEYEWPKGKVWQKLIAQGAYTVE from the exons ATGGCTCCCACAAAGATTACAGGTTGCAGCGTCAGGGATATTCGTTTTCCTACATCCCTCGAAAAAGATGGATCTGATGCTATG AATCTGGCTCCAGATTATTCCTGCCCTTATGTTGTCCTCAAGACAGACTCGGCCTTGGAAGGGCACGGCATTACCTTCACTGTTGGAAAAGGCAACGAAATTG TGTGTCATGCTGTGACGGTGCTGAGCAAGATGGTGGTGGGACAGTCACTGGACACGATCTACGGCAACTTCGGAATGTTCTGGCGGTCACTCACCAGCGAGGATCAGATGAGATGG TTGGGACCAGAGAAAGGAGTGATGCATCTGGCTGTTGCAGCCCTCACAAATGCATTGTGGGACCTTTGGGCAAAGATTGAAGGAAAG cCACTGTGGAAACTGCTTGTCGACATG GAACCAGAGAAACTGGTATCAACTATTGATTTCCGCTACAT GATGGATGCCCTGACACCGCAAGAAGCAATAG ACATGCTGAAAAAGGCGCGCAACGGAAGAGAAAAACGAG AAAAAGAAATGCAAGAAAATGGGTTCCCTTGTTATACGACGTCCTGTGGCTGGCTTGGCTACGAAGACGACAAAATCAAAAAG TTGTGCAAAGAAGCGCTGGCAGAGGGCATTACAAG GTTCAAGGCCAAAGTTGGTGCAGACCTTGCAGACGACAAGAGGagatgtcgtctgcttcgtGATTTGATCGGACCGAAGAACATTCTG CTTGTGGACGCCAACCAGAGGTGGGAGGTGCAGGAGTCTATTGACTGGATGAAGGAACTGGTTGACTGCAACATCACATGGATAGAGGAACCCACCTCTCCTGACGACATTCTGGGGCACCAGGAAATCGCTAAG GCTCTGGTACCACTTGGTATCGGTGTGGCCACGGGCGAGCAGTGCCAGAACCGCATCATGTTCAAACAGTTCATCAAGGCTGGTGCCATGCAGTTCTGTCAGATAGACGCGTGTCGTCTGGGGGGTGTCAGCGAGTGTGTCGCCGTCATTCTCATGGCTTGCAAATACGGAG TGCCTATATGCCCGCATGGTGGTGGTGTCGGTCTGTGTGAGCTGATCCAGCATCTCTCCATCTTTGACTACATTGCCGTGTCAGCTTCTCTGGAAaacag AATGACTGAGTACCTGGACCACCTTCACCAGCACTTCAAGAACCCGTGTGTCATGAACAGGGGGAACTACGTGCCTCCCAAG GCACCTGGCTACAGTATCGACATGAAGGAAGAATCGCTGGCCGAGTACGAGTGGCCCAAGGGCAAGGTGTGGCAGAAACTCATCGCTCAGGGAGCCTACACTGTGGAGTAG
- the LOC138967412 gene encoding metallothionein 20-II-like isoform X1 yields MLTTTTTQLCCASSDVSERCTSCQDSCSCAQGCQCSTQLQARPCAGGEVVKGCGTVCRCSSSCPCRKGGCSAKAVDTKLCDSNTETVVSCTMPGNCNCSKGSIGKL; encoded by the exons ATGCTCACCACTACAACTACAC AACTGTGTTGTGCCAGCAGCGATGTGTCTGAGAGGTGTACCAGTTGCCAGGACTCTTGTTCCTGCGCTCAGGGATGTCAGTGTTCCACACAGCTGCAGGCCAGACCCTGTGCAG GCGGCGAAGTGGTGAAAGGCTGCGGCACGGTGTGTCGCTGTAGCTCAAGCTGTCCTTGCCGGAAGGGGGGCTGCTCTGCCAAGGCTGTTGATACCAAACTCTGTGATTCAA acaCAGAGACTGTTGTGTCGTGTACCATGCCTGGAAACTGCAACTGTTCTAAAGGATCCATTGGAAAGCTGTAA